One stretch of Nicotiana tabacum cultivar K326 chromosome 18, ASM71507v2, whole genome shotgun sequence DNA includes these proteins:
- the LOC107813875 gene encoding nudix hydrolase 9 isoform X3: MEEKISCDGIHEFKLLLSCPSGLSPSQVSVVFNEAYDRIPHPDPFLEESIFEEWDARERLSSIYNRPKFRYGGYTFDVGNDPKQQPHVSLQLGLTDYRDFVGTNLSPIWERYLVPSEDDCIQCQHTSSPLGNGAVVETSDKKILVLQRSNRVGEFPGYFAFPGGNPEPQDVGIVSHELNQCRNSKVSQEMFDSIVCEVVEETGAPANSLTDLDDMASTMPGCHRGGFALYKLMLQGANDS, translated from the exons ATGGAGGAGAAAATCAGCTGCGACGGTATTCACGAATTCAAGCTGCTGCTCTCATGTCCTTCTGGTCTATCTCCTTCACAG GTGTCAGTTGTTTTCAATGAAGCATACGACAGGATTCCCCATCCCGACCCTTTTTTGGAGGAGTCCATTTTCGAG GAATGGGATGCAAGAGAGCGACTTTCATCAATTTACAATAGGCCGAAGTTTAGG TATGGAGGATACACTTTCGATGTAGGAAATGATCCCAAGCAACAGCCTCATGTTTCCCTTCAGCTTGGTCTAACAGATTATAG GGATTTTGTGGGGACAAATTTAAGTCCTATTTGGGAAAGATATCTTGTTCCATCTGAAG ATGATTGCATACAGTGTCAGCACACATCAAGTCCTCTGGGTAATGGTGCAGTTGTAGAAACTTCTGATAAGAAAATACTTGTGCTTCAGAGAAGTAATAGAGTTGGAGAATTCCCCGGATATTTTGCTTTTCCTGGAGGCAATCCAGAG CCCCAAGACGTTGGAATAGTCTCCCAtgagctgaatcaatgtcgcaacAGCAAAGTTTCTCAAGAAATGTTTGACAGCATtgtttgtgaagttgttgaagaAACTGGAGCTCCTGCAAATAGCCTT ACTGATTTGGATGACATGGCTTCTACTATGCCCGGCTGCCACAGAGGAGGCTTTGCACTCTACAAATTAATGTTACAAGGCGCGAATGATAGCTAA
- the LOC107813876 gene encoding ankyrin repeat-containing protein At5g02620-like → MEAPTAQPTTPRKKMTKQLTGKRDDSALHSAARAGNIVAIRETIKNTGEEELAELLIKQNSAGETPLYVAAEYGYYEVVREMIMYYDLVTAGIKARNGFDALHIAAKQGDLDMVQVLLEAHPELAMTVDVANTTALHTAANQGHIEVVNYFLEEQSSLATIAKSNGKTALHSSARNGHLQVLKALLSKEPGIATRMDNKGQTALHMAVKGQNLEVVEELIKTDPSLINLVDNKGNTPLHIAARKGRSEIVKLLLGQNETDKKVINRSHETALDTAEKMSQAETVAILQEHGVESARVLKPQAINPARELKQTVSDIKHEVHDQLKHTRQTRKRIQGIAKRLHKMHREGLNNAINSTTVVAVLIATVAFAGIFQVPGQYYMDPDNLPPGHIIGEANISNHPGFLVFFIFDSIALFISLAVVVVQTTVVVIESKAKKKLMSIINKLMWVACVLVSVAYLALSFVVVGTRYRLMAIIVSILGAVIMISTIGVMLFWVISHRIESSNKKSMRKNSMASKSLDLSDSVLSDDNDEYKKIYAI, encoded by the exons ATGGAGGCACCAACAGCTCAGCCAACCACACCCCGGAAAAAAATGACGAAACAATTAACGGGGAAACGTGATGATTCTGCCTTGCATTCGGCAGCTAGAGCTGGAAATATTGTTGCAATAAGAGAGACTATAAAGAACACGGGCGAGGAAGAATTAGCGGAGTTGTTGATAAAGCAAAATTCAGCAGGAGAGACCCCCTTGTATGTTGCAGCTGAATATGGTTATTATGAGGTGGTTAGGGAGATGATCATGTATTATGATCTTGTCACAGCTGGCATCAAAGCGAGGAACGGGTTTGATGCATTGCATATTGCTGCCAAACAAGGAGATTTAG ATATGGTGCAGGTATTACTGGAAGCACATCCAGAGCTAGCGATGACAGTTGATGTCGCAAATACAACAGCTTTGCATACTGCAGCGAACCAAGGGCATATAGAGGTGGTGAATTATTTCTTGGAGGAACAGAGTAGTTTGGCCACTATAGCTAAAAGTAACGGGAAAACAGCACTGCATTCTTCTGCAAGGAATGGACATTTGCAGGTTTTGAAGGCTCTTTTGAGTAAGGAGCCAGGGATTGCAACACGGATGGATAATAAAGGACAGACTGCACTTCACATGGCTGTCAAAGGACAAAACCTTGAGGTTGTGGAGGAGCTCATTAAAACTGATCCTTCATTAATTAACCTGGTTGACAATAAGGGCAATACGCCATTGCATATTGCAGCTCGGAAAGGGAGATCTGAG ATTGTTAAATTGCTACTTGGGCAGAATGAAACAGACAAAAAAGTGATCAATAGGTCCCACGAGACAGCTCTCGACACTGCTGAGAAAATGTCACAGGCTGAGACTGTAGCCATCCTACAGGAACATGGCGTTGAAAGTGCACGAGTTCTCAAACCACAGGCAATAAATCCAGCAAGAGAGTTGAAGCAAACCGTTAGTGACATCAAACACGAGGTGCACGATCAGTTAAAACACACGCGACAGACAAGAAAACGCATACAAGGCATTGCCAAACGCCTCCACAAAATGCATCGAGAAGGCCTAAACAACGCGATCAACTCAACAACTGTCGTTGCTGTACTAATCGCCACAGTTGCCTTTGCAGGAATATTTCAAGTGCCGGGGCAATACTATATGGATCCAGATAACCTCCCACCTGGTCATATAATTGGAGAAGCAAACATATCGAACCACCCTGGATTTCTCGTTTTCTTTATCTTCGACTCTATCGCGTTATTCATCTCGCTTGCAGTTGTGGTTGTTCAGACAACAGTTGTGGTCATTGAAAGCAAAGCAAAGAAGAAGTTGATGTCAATTATAAACAAGCTAATGTGGGTGGCTTGTGTGCTTGTTTCAGTGGCATATTTGGCACTGtcatttgttgttgttggcaCACGTTATAGGCTGATGGCAATTATTGTGTCAATTCTTGGAGCAGTTATAATGATTTCAACAATTGGAGTAATGTTATTTTGGGTTATAAGCCATAGGATTGAGTCATCAAACAAGAAGAGCATGAGAAAGAACTCTATGGCTAGCAAGTCATTGGATTTATCAGATTCAGTCCTCTCTGATGACAATGATGAATACAAGAAAATATATGCTATATAA
- the LOC107813875 gene encoding nudix hydrolase 9 isoform X1 — MEEKISCDGIHEFKLLLSCPSGLSPSQVSVVFNEAYDRIPHPDPFLEESIFEEWDARERLSSIYNRPKFRYGGYTFDVGNDPKQQPHVSLQLGLTDYRDFVGTNLSPIWERYLVPSEDDCIQCQHTSSPLGNGAVVETSDKKILVLQRSNRVGEFPGYFAFPGGNPEPQDVGIVSHELNQCRNSKVSQEMFDSIVCEVVEETGAPANSLSSPIFIGISQRVLNVRPIAFFFIKCNLQSDEIQQLYSSAQNGFESTQLYAVSMTDLDDMASTMPGCHRGGFALYKLMLQGANDS, encoded by the exons ATGGAGGAGAAAATCAGCTGCGACGGTATTCACGAATTCAAGCTGCTGCTCTCATGTCCTTCTGGTCTATCTCCTTCACAG GTGTCAGTTGTTTTCAATGAAGCATACGACAGGATTCCCCATCCCGACCCTTTTTTGGAGGAGTCCATTTTCGAG GAATGGGATGCAAGAGAGCGACTTTCATCAATTTACAATAGGCCGAAGTTTAGG TATGGAGGATACACTTTCGATGTAGGAAATGATCCCAAGCAACAGCCTCATGTTTCCCTTCAGCTTGGTCTAACAGATTATAG GGATTTTGTGGGGACAAATTTAAGTCCTATTTGGGAAAGATATCTTGTTCCATCTGAAG ATGATTGCATACAGTGTCAGCACACATCAAGTCCTCTGGGTAATGGTGCAGTTGTAGAAACTTCTGATAAGAAAATACTTGTGCTTCAGAGAAGTAATAGAGTTGGAGAATTCCCCGGATATTTTGCTTTTCCTGGAGGCAATCCAGAG CCCCAAGACGTTGGAATAGTCTCCCAtgagctgaatcaatgtcgcaacAGCAAAGTTTCTCAAGAAATGTTTGACAGCATtgtttgtgaagttgttgaagaAACTGGAGCTCCTGCAAATAGCCTT TCCAGCCCCATCTTTATTGGTATATCCCAAAGAGTATTGAATGTTAGGCCAATTGCTTTCTTCTTCATCAAATGCAATCTTCAGTCGGATGAAATTCAACAATTGTATTCTAGCGCACAAAATGGCTTCGAGTCAACTCAGCTTTATGCTGTTTCAATG ACTGATTTGGATGACATGGCTTCTACTATGCCCGGCTGCCACAGAGGAGGCTTTGCACTCTACAAATTAATGTTACAAGGCGCGAATGATAGCTAA
- the LOC107813875 gene encoding nudix hydrolase 9 isoform X2 — protein MEEKISCDGIHEFKLLLSCPSGLSPSQVSVVFNEAYDRIPHPDPFLEESIFEYGGYTFDVGNDPKQQPHVSLQLGLTDYRDFVGTNLSPIWERYLVPSEDDCIQCQHTSSPLGNGAVVETSDKKILVLQRSNRVGEFPGYFAFPGGNPEPQDVGIVSHELNQCRNSKVSQEMFDSIVCEVVEETGAPANSLSSPIFIGISQRVLNVRPIAFFFIKCNLQSDEIQQLYSSAQNGFESTQLYAVSMTDLDDMASTMPGCHRGGFALYKLMLQGANDS, from the exons ATGGAGGAGAAAATCAGCTGCGACGGTATTCACGAATTCAAGCTGCTGCTCTCATGTCCTTCTGGTCTATCTCCTTCACAG GTGTCAGTTGTTTTCAATGAAGCATACGACAGGATTCCCCATCCCGACCCTTTTTTGGAGGAGTCCATTTTCGAG TATGGAGGATACACTTTCGATGTAGGAAATGATCCCAAGCAACAGCCTCATGTTTCCCTTCAGCTTGGTCTAACAGATTATAG GGATTTTGTGGGGACAAATTTAAGTCCTATTTGGGAAAGATATCTTGTTCCATCTGAAG ATGATTGCATACAGTGTCAGCACACATCAAGTCCTCTGGGTAATGGTGCAGTTGTAGAAACTTCTGATAAGAAAATACTTGTGCTTCAGAGAAGTAATAGAGTTGGAGAATTCCCCGGATATTTTGCTTTTCCTGGAGGCAATCCAGAG CCCCAAGACGTTGGAATAGTCTCCCAtgagctgaatcaatgtcgcaacAGCAAAGTTTCTCAAGAAATGTTTGACAGCATtgtttgtgaagttgttgaagaAACTGGAGCTCCTGCAAATAGCCTT TCCAGCCCCATCTTTATTGGTATATCCCAAAGAGTATTGAATGTTAGGCCAATTGCTTTCTTCTTCATCAAATGCAATCTTCAGTCGGATGAAATTCAACAATTGTATTCTAGCGCACAAAATGGCTTCGAGTCAACTCAGCTTTATGCTGTTTCAATG ACTGATTTGGATGACATGGCTTCTACTATGCCCGGCTGCCACAGAGGAGGCTTTGCACTCTACAAATTAATGTTACAAGGCGCGAATGATAGCTAA